The proteins below come from a single Chitinophaga pinensis DSM 2588 genomic window:
- the gmd gene encoding GDP-mannose 4,6-dehydratase, with protein sequence MKTALITGITGQDGAYLSELLLAKGYDVHGIKRRSSLFNTDRIDHLYQDPQAPDVRFKLHYGDLTDSTNLIRIIQQVQPDEIYNLGAMSHVQVSFETPEYTANADGIGTLRLLEAIRLLGLTNKTKIYQASTSELYGLVQEVPQSESTPFYPRSPYAVAKLYAYWITVNYREAYNMYACNGILFNHESPLRGETFVTRKITRGVAQIALGMQEKLYMGNLNAQRDWGHAKDYVEAMWLILQQEKAEDYVIATGITTPVRDFIRMAFAEAGIEVEFKGNGVNEKGIVRSAGPDITAVKPGQEVVAIDPRYFRPTEVDLLIGDPSKAQTKLGWMPKYDLPALVREMVSTDLELFRREKLLKEAGFKIFNQYE encoded by the coding sequence ATGAAGACTGCATTAATTACCGGTATTACAGGTCAGGATGGCGCTTACCTGAGCGAACTGCTGTTGGCTAAGGGCTATGATGTTCATGGTATAAAGCGGAGAAGTTCGTTATTTAACACAGATCGGATTGATCATCTTTACCAGGATCCGCAGGCGCCTGACGTCCGTTTTAAGCTTCATTATGGGGATTTGACTGATTCCACGAATCTGATCCGCATCATTCAACAGGTACAGCCGGATGAGATCTACAACCTCGGTGCAATGAGTCATGTACAGGTTAGTTTTGAAACGCCTGAATATACGGCCAACGCTGACGGTATCGGTACGCTGAGGTTACTGGAAGCAATCAGACTGCTAGGGCTGACAAATAAGACAAAGATCTACCAGGCTTCTACCTCAGAACTGTACGGACTTGTACAGGAGGTGCCCCAATCAGAAAGTACGCCTTTTTATCCCCGTTCCCCATATGCTGTTGCCAAACTGTATGCTTACTGGATCACGGTTAACTACAGGGAAGCCTATAATATGTACGCATGTAATGGTATTCTGTTCAATCATGAGAGTCCCTTAAGAGGAGAAACTTTTGTGACCCGTAAGATTACCCGTGGTGTCGCACAGATCGCATTAGGGATGCAGGAGAAGTTGTATATGGGGAATCTGAACGCCCAACGTGACTGGGGACATGCAAAAGATTATGTAGAAGCAATGTGGCTCATACTGCAACAGGAGAAAGCAGAAGATTATGTGATTGCGACAGGTATTACCACGCCGGTAAGGGATTTTATCAGGATGGCATTTGCAGAAGCGGGCATTGAGGTTGAATTTAAGGGGAATGGTGTGAATGAAAAAGGTATCGTAAGAAGTGCGGGCCCGGATATTACAGCCGTGAAACCTGGCCAGGAAGTAGTAGCAATTGATCCCAGGTATTTCAGGCCGACAGAAGTTGATCTTTTGATAGGTGATCCTTCAAAAGCACAAACTAAACTGGGGTGGATGCCTAAGTATGATCTGCCGGCATTGGTACGCGAGATGGTTAGTACTGACCTGGAACTGTTCCGTAGAGAAAAATTACTGAAAGAAGCAGGGTTTAAAATATTTAATCAATACGAATAG
- the fcl gene encoding GDP-L-fucose synthase has protein sequence MQQSDKIYVAGHRGMVGSAIVRRLQQDGFTNIVTRTSAELDLRNQEATAAFFATEQPDYVFLAAAKVGGIVANNTFRAEFIYENIMIQNNVIHHAYLNGVKKLMFLGSSCIYPKLAPQPLREDYLLTGLLEPTNEPYAIAKIAGIKMCDAYRAQYGCNFVSVMPTNLYGPNDNYDLRNSHVLPALLRKFHEAKKNNAEEVMIWGTGTPLREFLHADDMADACFYLMQHYNEEGLVNIGVGEDISIKDLALLIKKITGYEGGLSFDTTKPDGTPRKLMDVSKLHNLGWKAKIGLEEGITAIYADVRENGL, from the coding sequence ATGCAGCAAAGCGATAAGATTTATGTAGCAGGACATAGAGGAATGGTGGGTTCTGCCATTGTCAGAAGATTACAACAGGATGGGTTTACGAATATCGTCACCCGCACCTCTGCAGAACTGGACCTCCGTAATCAGGAAGCGACGGCTGCCTTTTTTGCTACAGAGCAACCCGACTACGTTTTTCTGGCTGCGGCAAAGGTAGGCGGGATCGTAGCCAATAATACCTTCAGGGCTGAATTTATATATGAGAACATTATGATTCAAAATAATGTTATTCATCATGCCTATCTGAATGGTGTAAAGAAACTCATGTTCCTGGGCTCCTCCTGTATATATCCAAAACTGGCGCCACAGCCGCTTAGAGAGGATTATTTGCTGACAGGCTTACTGGAACCGACGAATGAGCCGTATGCGATCGCCAAGATAGCCGGTATTAAGATGTGTGATGCGTACCGTGCACAATATGGTTGCAACTTTGTATCTGTGATGCCGACAAATCTTTATGGGCCTAACGATAACTATGATCTTAGAAACTCCCATGTATTGCCTGCCCTGTTACGCAAGTTTCACGAGGCGAAGAAAAACAATGCTGAGGAGGTAATGATATGGGGTACAGGTACTCCCCTGAGAGAATTTTTGCACGCCGATGATATGGCCGATGCCTGCTTCTACCTGATGCAGCACTATAATGAAGAGGGGCTTGTAAATATCGGGGTAGGGGAAGATATCAGTATCAAAGACCTTGCACTGCTGATTAAAAAAATAACCGGTTATGAAGGCGGGCTGTCATTTGATACGACTAAACCTGATGGCACTCCACGTAAACTTATGGACGTAAGTAAACTACATAACCTTGGATGGAAAGCGAAAATCGGACTGGAAGAAGGAATTACCGCGATATACGCAGACGTTCGGGAAAATGGCTTATAA